In Malassezia vespertilionis chromosome 7, complete sequence, the following proteins share a genomic window:
- a CDS encoding uncharacterized protein (EggNog:ENOG503NUIA; COG:P; TransMembrane:11 (o100-118i130-148o154-176i197-219o231-252i273-292o326-347i356-374o380-398i419-437o457-475i)), which produces MDYADTMDHADKQQALQDEQQLSPHDIVEEPQQRDSSTQHIIGPDDRKFSWKKMGTIAACGAALFSDGYVNNSIGNVNTMLSGLYPTVYGSDANNNLSETLTAIAFAGTVVGMLLFGYFSDAIGRKSGMIGATVIILIFTALSAGSYYKGQTEGMIQMLIAWRFFTGIGIGAEYPTGSVSAAEKTEEMPKKFQHGPFIFVTNFAIDLGFVAGSFVPLVLTWICGENHNRLIWRLTLGLGVVPCLLVLPFRAVMQQSKLYNQGKLKTAQIPYILTLKYYWFRLLMISLVWFIYDFISYPFGIYSSLITTELMGGADAAGNKPQWVTFGWSCLINTFYLPGAFAGAALVDTLGPKRTFQTGLVLQIIIGFIMSGLFDKLKVHPAAFCVVYGLFLTFGEMGPGDNLGLIASKSCATCVKGQFYGIAAAIGKIGAFGGTYAFPAFRSNYDETDSRYYTAPFYLGSALACVSLILLTFCIKERNADCQATEEEAFRAYLRQNGFDLNLMGRQDSMDTALTGSLESIDEKKAM; this is translated from the coding sequence ATGGACTACGCAGACACTATGGACCACGCTGACAAACAGCAGGCACTGCAAgacgagcagcagctcTCTCCGCATGATATAGTTGAAGAGCCCCAGCAACGGGACAGTTCTACGCAGCATATTATCGGCCCCGACGACCGCAAATTCTCGTGGAAAAAGATGGGCACAATAGCCGCCTGCGGTGCAGCATTGTTCTCGGACGGCTATGTGAACAACTCGATCGGCAATGTAAACACAATGCTTTCTGGGCTGTACCCCACCGTGTACGGCTCGGATGCAAACAACAACTTGTCTGAGACCCTGACTGCGATTGCGTTTGCAGGTACAGTTGTCGGTATGCTCCTCTTTGGCTACTTCTCGGATGCCATTGGCCGAAAAAGCGGCATGATTGGGGCGACGGTCATTATTCTCATCTTTACCGCACTGTCAGCTGGCTCGTACTACAAAGGGCAAACGGAAGGCATGATTCAAATGCTCATTGCATGGCGTTTCTTCACCGGGATCGGAATCGGTGCCGAGTATCCCACTGGCTCCGTCTCTGCCGCGGAAAAGACGGAAGAGATGCCGAAAAAGTTCCAGCACGGCCCGTTTATTTTTGTGACCAACTTTGCCATTGATCTTGGCTTTGTGGCCGGCTCCTTTGTTCCGCTCGTGCTCACCTGGATCTGCGGCGAGAATCACAACCGGTTGATTTGGCGCCTTACGCTTGGGCTCGGTGTTGTGCCGTGCCTTCTTGTGCTTCCGTTCCGCGCCGTGATGCAGCAGTCTAAGCTGTACAACCAAGGCAAGCTCAAGACAGCACAGATTCCCTACATCTTGACCCTCAAGTACTACTGGTTCCGCCTGTTGATGATCTCGCTCGTGTGGTTTATCTACGACTTTATCAGCTACCCATTTGGTATTTACTCGTCGCTGATCACTACCGAGCtcatgggcggcgctgaCGCTGCGGGCAACAAACCGCAATGGGTGACATTTGGATGGAGTTGCTTGATCAACACATTCTACTTGCCCGGCGCGTTTGCCGGTGCTGCATTGGTCGACACGCTGGGGCCGAAGCGCACGTTCCAGACCGGTCTCGTCCTTCAAATCATTATTGGATTTATCATGTCTGGTCTGTTCGACAAACTCAAGGTGCATCCTGCTGCATTCTGTGTGGTGTACGGCCTCTTTCTTACCTTCGGCGAGATGGGGCCGGGCGATAATCTCGGCCTGATCGCCTCCAAATCATGCGCTACTTGCGTCAAGGGCCAGTTTTACGGCATTGCCGCTGCAATCGGCAAGAttggcgcgtttggcggcACCTACGCATTTCCCGCGTTTCGCTCCAACTACGACGAAACCGACTCGCGATACTACACCGCGCCGTTCTATCTTGGCTCGGCGCTCGCCTGTGTATCCCTGATTCTCCTCACCTTCTGTATCAAGGAACGCAACGCAGATTGCCAGGCCACCGAGGAAGAAGCTTTCCGTGCCTACCTTCGCCAGAACGGCTTCGATCTCAACCTCATGGGCCGGCAAGACAGCATGGATACGGCCCTGACCGGATCGCTCGAAAGCATAGACGAGAAGAAGGCGATGTAG
- a CDS encoding Delta(24(24(1)))-sterol reductase (COG:O; EggNog:ENOG503Q3K4), translated as MVAVSGKGADMPAVSDHGAPQGIRQGKKRGQNLNHLLSFTLPPREAPPSGPRRTRRADGSKPFSRERYVHCQYRFVMRSTYDGSAQLADASVPLPWPDVAQVIVHAGADVCEAGASSAAPRLGLPNGGEKMVCPICLSPPTAARMTRCGHVYCYPCILRFLMMKEGKGNRNGVPQHQSKRCPICGDEMHPKDLKGVHWIDTRAAAAQYTPTHQPSVGAAETCSILTMRLVERPHESMLALPRSRYWPLSTHAIKALFARKNGVYCFQPDVLTYARVSLATPHFLLASLDRDIAQIDEEMSAEQQFQPDALSTASMQLARRQLIDAKEVTSAALDERNGTLDAAIKEVDMLSHVSPSPVEPLQSYYYYQAASGLNIFLHPLDIKVLLSQYKHYAHFPDTLQVVVQNAEEGTMDKNMERRCKYLSHLPMSSDVTFVEVDWPRTDALFAETQGHVDWKQWDDMLQERKQRRYDKATKEERARIKAEKGARSSMPFVPSRKYCGTTDFSDAYVPGMSFRESAVVGAEMYFPTHPGADAEPADDSPFPIMPTAPKQGKMQPVQKTVWGTMAAAGAEETLEDAHEMDEAWTALEQAQPERGAPVPLRKTNQNRKRGKPKLVLTGGGRGMG; from the exons ATGGTGGCAGTGTCGGGGAAGGGTGCGGATATGCCCGCAGTGTCCGATCACGGAGCGCCCCAAGGCATCCGGCAAGGGAAGAAGCGTGGACAAAATCTGAACCAC CTGCTTTCCTTTACGCTGCCGCCCCGTGaggcgccgccgagcggcCCGAGAcgcactcggcgcgccgatggGAGCAAGCCGTTTAGTCGTGAGC GCTACGTCCATTGCCAGTACCGCTTTGTGATGAGATCCACGTACGACGGCtcggcgcagctcgcggatGCGAGCGTCCCGCTGCCATGGCCAGACGTTGCGCAAGTGATTGTCCATGCGGGTGCAGACGTATGTGAGGCGGGCGCGAGCAGTGCGGCACCGCGTCTAGGGCTGCCGAATGGTGGCGAAAAGATGGTATGCCCTATTTGTCTTTCGCCAccgacagcggcgcgcatgaCGCGGTGCGGGCATGTATACTGCTACCCCTGTATACTGCGCTTTCTCATGATGAAGGAGGGAAAGGGGAATAGGAAtggcgtgccgcagcaccaGAGCAAGCGATGCCCCATCTGTGGCGACGAAATGCATCCAAAAGACCTGAAAGGGGTCCATTGGATAGACACAAGagccgccgctgcgcagtaTACACCCACGCATCAGCCCAGTGTAGGCGCAGCAGAGACGTGCAGCATTTTAACGATGCGTCTTGTAGAGCGGCCGCACGAGTCGATGCTCGCTTTGCCGAGATCGCGGTACTGGCCGCTCTCGACGCATGCAATCAAGGCGCTGTTTGCGCGAAAGAACGGTGTATACTGCTTCCAGCCCGACGTACTTACCTATGCGCGTGTATCGCTAGCCACGCCGCACTTCTtgcttgcatcgctcgaCCGGGACATTGCGCAGATCGACGAGGAGATgagcgccgagcagcaaTTCCAGCCGGACGCGCTCAGTACGGCGTCCATGCAactggcgcggcgccagctGATCGATGCCAAGGAAGTTACTTCGGCCGCATTGGATGAGCGAAACGGCACACTAGACGCGGCGATCAAAGAAGTGGATATGCTCTCGCATGTGTCTCCCAGCCCAGTGGAGCCCCTGCAGTCCTACTATTACTACCAGGCAGCGTCGGGCCTCAACATCTTCTTGCATCCCCTCGATATCAAGGTGCTTTTATCGCAATACAAGCACTATGCCCACTTTCCCGATACGCTCCAGGTCGTCGTGCAGAATGCAGAAGAAGGTACGATGGATAAGAAcatggagcgccgctgcaagtACCTCTCGCACCTGCCAATGTCCTCCGACGTTACTTTTGTAGAAGTGGACTGGCCGCGCACCGATGCGCTGTTTGCCGAGACGCAGGGGCATGTGGACTGGAAGCAGTGGGACGACATGCTCCAAGAGCgaaagcagcggcgctaCGACAAAGCGACAAAggaggagcgtgcgcggaTCAAGGCCGAGAAAGGCGCTcgctcgagcatgccgTTTGTGCCGTCCAGGAAATACTGCGGTACGACCGATTTTTCAGATGCATACGTGCCTGGCATGTCGTTCCGCGAATCGGCCGTGGTCGGTGCGGAGATGTATTTTCCAACGCACCCGGGCGCCGACGCGGAGCCTGCTGACGATTCACCGTTTCCCATCATGCCGACCGCGCCGAAGCAGGGCAAGATGCAGCCGGTGCAAAAGACGGTGTGGGGAACGATGGCTGCAGCTGGCGCCGAAGAAACGCTAGAGGATGCGCACGAAATGGACGAGGCATGGACGGCGTTAGAGCAGGCACAAccagagcgcggcgcaccggtACCGTTGCGCAAGACGAACCAGAACCGGAAACGCGGAAAGCCAAAGCTGGTTCTCACAGGGGGAGGCCGGGGGATGGGATAG
- the FAL1 gene encoding RNA helicase (COG:A; EggNog:ENOG503NWJ1) — MASIHANSANLVFESSEEVKVAPTFDSLGLREDLLRGVYAYNFEKPSAIQQRAILPIIRGRDVIAQAQSGTGKTATFSISMLQSIDTSLRDTQALVLSPTRELATQIQSVVLALGDYMNVQCHACIGGTSIGEDIRKLEHGQHIVSGTPGRVYDMIRRRHLRTKNIKMLVLDESDELLNMGFKDQIYDIYRYLPPATQIVLLSATLPNDVLEMTTKFMTDPVRILVKRDELTLEGIKQFFVAVEKEEWKFDTLSDLYDTLTITQAVIFCNTRRKVDWLTERMRENNFQVSSMHGEMQQKERDAIMNEFRQGSSRVLITTDVWARGIDVQNVSLVINYDLPTNRENYIHRIGRSGRFGRKGVAINFVTNEDVKILRDIEQYYSTQIDEMPMKIDDLV; from the exons ATGGCGAGCATTCACGCGAACAGCGCAAATCTCGTGTTTGAAAGCAGCGAAGAGGTAAAGGTTGCTCCCACCTTTGACTCGCTTGGTCTGCGCGAGGATCttctgcgcggcgtctATGCATACAACTTTGAGAAACCCTCGGCgatccagcagcgcgccattcTCCCCATTATCCGCGGCCGCGACGTGAttgcgcaggcgcagtCAGGCACCGGTAAGACCGCGACGTTTTCCATCTCGATGCTGCAGTCTATCGAcacctcgctgcgcgatacgcAGGCGCTTGTACTGAGCCCCACGCGCGAGTTGGCGACGCAGATCCAGAGCGTCGtgctggcgctgggcgaTTATATGAACGTGCAGTGCCATGCGTGCATCGGCGGCACGTCTATCGGGGAGGATATCCGCAAGCTGGAGCATGGCCAGCATATTGTGTCGGGGACGCCGGGCCGTGTGTACGATATGATCCGCCGccggcacttgcgcacaaaaaaCATCAAGATGCTCGTCCTCGACGAgagcgacgagctgctgaATATGGGATTCAAGGACCAGATATACGATATCTACCGGTACCTGCCCCCTGCGACGCAAATTGTACTTCTctccgcgacgctgccgaaCGATGTGCTCGAGATGACAACCAAGTTCATGACCGATCCTGTCCGGATCCTTGtgaagcgcgacgagctcaCACTCGAAGGAATCAAACAGTTCTTTGTCGCTGTGGAGAAGGAGGAGTGGAAGTTTGACACACTCAGCGATCTCTACGATACACTCACCATCACCCAAGCTGTGATTTTTTGCAATACACGCAGAAAAGTCGATTGGCTGAcggagcgcatgcgcgagaacAATTTCCAGGTCAGCAGCATGCATGGCGAGATGCAAcaaaaagagcgcgacgctATTATGAACGAGTTCCGTCAGGGCAGCAGCCGCGTCCTGATCACGACCGACGTGTGGGCCCGCGGCATCGACGTGCAGAACGTCTCGCTGGTGATTAATTACGATTTGCCTAC CAACCGCGAGAACTACATCCACCGTATTGGGCGTTCGGGCCGGTTCGGGCGTAAGGGCGTCGCGATCAATTTCGTCACCAATGAGGACGTGAAAATTTTGCGCGATATCGAGCAGTACTACAG CACACAAATCGATGAAATGCCGATGAAAATTGATGATCTGGTGTGA
- a CDS encoding uncharacterized protein (SECRETED:SignalP(1-19)) gives MRFASCVALVAAALGASVAQDLFHNGFHLASLTPGELFSAQSQPVETVLSHAKERYLFTYRSRGSHDQPITVSGYTLLPKGDPPQGGWPIMAWAHGTTGVADICALSSVYPGGPEYDYQDITLPVLDAWLQKGFAVVSTDYEGLGMPGVHTYINAKSQMQTVVDSVRAMRRMYPNATNDKWIAMGHSQGGAAALSVAASGREYGRELDLRGVVSIAPGPSGSMHIAQLGSPPIPVGEVVFLPILLLGAQAVEPSLNVSNLLDDAMKPVMLMAGSYCLSELRKNITKSPERVFKEDADLQPLRSYIQKQSVQTMEPNVPVLFVQGTADEVISPNGTRSYYEKLHAENRTVFYEPVVNGSHRDALAKSPTLINAFLEKTLQ, from the coding sequence ATGCGTTTCGCTTCATGTGTGGCCCTGGtagctgcagcgcttggcgctAGCGTTGCGCAAGACTTGTTCCACAACGGCTTCCACCTTGCTTCTCTTACCCCCGGCGAGTTGTTCTCCGCACAAAGCCAGCCCGTAGAGACAGTGTTGAGCCATGCAAAAGAGCGATATCTGTTCACCTACCGCAGCCGTGGATCCCACGACCAGCCAATCACCGTCTCCGGCTACACGCTCCTGCCCAAAGGCGACCCCCCCCAAGGCGGCTGGCCTATCATGGCGTGGGCGCACGGCACGACAGGCGTAGCAGACATCTGTGCATTGTCGAGCGTGTATCCCGGCGGCCCCGAGTATGACTACCAGGACATCACGCTTCCTGTGCTTGACGCGTGGCTCCAGAAAGGATTCGCCGTCGTTTCAACCGACTATGAGGGACTGGGCATGCCCGGCGTGCACACCTATATCAACGCAAAGAGCCAGATGCAGACGGTCGTGGACTCTGTACgtgcaatgcggcgcatgtatCCCAACGCGACCAACGACAAGTGGATTGCCATGGGACACAGCCAGGGTGGTGCTGCGGCATTGTCGGTTGCTGCCAGCGGGCGTGAGTATGGCCGGGAGCTGGACTTACGCGGAGTGGTTTCGATCGCGCCTGGCCCCTCTGGGAGTATGCACATCGCACAGCTAGGCTCTCCTCCCATTCCCGTGGGTGAGGTCGTGTTTTTGCCTATTCTTCTGTTGGGTGCACAGGCAGTGGAGCCCTCGCTCAACGTAAGCAACTTGCTCGACGACGCAATGAAGCCTGTGATGCTCATGGCTGGCAGCTACTGCCTTtcggagctgcgcaaaaacaTTACAAAGAGCCCTGAACGCGTGTTCAAGGAGGACGCGGATCTTCAACCACTCCGTTCGTATATCCAGAAGCAGTCTGTTCAAACTATGGAGCCCAATGTCCCGGTACTTTTCGTTCAGGGTACCGCTGACGAGGTCATAAGTCCGAACGGTACGCGCTCCTACTACGAAAAGCTCCACGCGGAGAACAGGACGGTGTTTTATGAGCCTGTGGTTAACGGCAGCCatcgcgatgcgctggccAAGAGCCCCACGCTTATCAACGCGTTCCTGGAGAAGACCTTGCAGTAA
- a CDS encoding uncharacterized protein (EggNog:ENOG503NUIA; COG:P; TransMembrane:10 (i96-116o128-146i195-217o229-251i272-290o321-345i352-371o377-403i415-433o453-471i)) yields the protein MAEGTGSSNEQEAEQWVQEHHHKLPLEELDPTPLENTKELENAAAVELDQRFTWKKIGTIAACGTALFSDGYVNGSMGNVNTILSKLYKDVMQDKSSTVTAIGFAGTVVGMLSFGYYSDAVGRKSGMIIAVLIIIVFSALSSGAYYKGETVGMVNMLIAWRFFTGVGVGAEYPTGSVAAAEQSEELPKKMQHTPFVLSTNFVLCLGSVAASFVPLVLTWICGENHNRLIWRLTLGLVIVPCLLVLPFRLVIKQSSLYKKGALSVRKIPYILVIRYYWFRLLCISVVWFIYDFINMPFGLFSSMITTTILGKSADTAPQWQAFGWSTLIAAFGLPGALLGAFTASFIGPKRSFMIALALQIIIGFIMSGLFSKLKDSMAAFCVVYGLFQSFGQLGPGSNLGLLASKSSAACVKGQFYGVAAAIGKIGAFGGTYAFKTLQSHYTKDDDRWYTVPFYLASSLACVSLVILTLFIQERNADCQYQEEIDFRRFLAQHDFDTGQMGLPDDTSIKTIGSGDTFIGLDEKDAHERAYP from the coding sequence ATGGCAGAAGGCACAGGGTCAAGCAACGAACAAGAGGCAGAGCAATGGGTGCAAGAGCACCACCACAAACTCCCACTCGAAGAGCTTGATCCGACTCCGCTCGAGAATACCAAGGAGCTTGAGAATGCCGCTGCCGTGGAACTCGACCAGCGGTTTACGTGGAAGAAAATCGGCACCATTGCTGcatgcggcacagcgctcTTCTCCGATGGTTACGTCAACGGCTCTATGGGCAACGTGAACACGATTCTGTCCAAGCTATACAAGGATGTAATGCAGGACAAATCCTCCACGGTTACTGCGATCGGATTTGCCGGTACGGTTGTGGGAATGCTGTCTTTTGGTTACTATTCGGACGCTGTCGGCAGGAAGAGCGGTATGATCATTGCTGTCCTTATCATCATTGTGTTTTCTGCGCTGTCATCCGGTGCGTACTACAAGGGCGAAACTGTTGGCATGGTGAATATGCTGATTGCATGGCGCTTCTTTACTGGTGTTGGGGTCGGCGCTGAATACCCCACTGGCTCggtcgccgctgccgaaCAGTCGGAAGAGCTGCCGAAGAAAATGCAGCATACCCCCTTCGTCTTGTCGACCAATTTCGTACTGTGTCTTGGCTCTGTGGCCGCCTCATTTGTGCCTCTTGTGCTCACCTGGATATGCGGTGAAAACCACAACCGACTGATTTGGCGTCTCACGCTTGGCCTTGTCATCGTGCCTTGCCTGCTAGTGCTTCCTTTCCGCCTTGTCATCAAGCAATCGTCCTTGTACAAAAAAGGGGCACTTTCCGTGCGCAAGATTCCGTATATACTCGTCATCAGGTACTACTGGTTCCGCCTACTGTGCATCTCGGTGGTATGGTTTATCTACGACTTTATCAACATGCCGTTTGGTCTCTTCTCGTCGATGATCACCACCACGATCCTAGGCAAAAGCGCGGATACGGCGCCGCAATGGCAAGCTTTTGGATGGAGCACACTCATTGCCGCTTTTGGTCTTCCAGGTGCACTTCTCGGTGCGTTCACAGCCTCTTTTATCGGTCCCAAACGGAGTTTTATGATTGCGTTGGCGCTTCAAATCATTATTGGGTTTATCATGTCGGGTCTATTCAGCAAGCTGAAAGACTCTATGGCTGCCTTTTGCGTTGTGTACGGCCTGTTCCAATCATTTGGACAGCTGGGACCCGGAAGTAACCTGGGGCTTTTGGCCTCCAagtccagcgccgcctgtGTCAAGGGCCAGTTCTacggcgtcgctgctgctATCGGCAAGATCGGCGCTTTTGGCGGCACATACGCATTCAAGACACTACAGTCGCACTACACAAAAGACGACGATCGATGGTACACTGTTCCTTTCTACCTCGCGTCTTCGCTTGCGTGCGTCTCGCTAGTCATCCTTACGCTATTCATCCAGGAACGCAACGCGGACTGCCAGTATCAGGAAGAGATCGATTTCAGAAGgtttcttgcgcagcatgaCTTTGACACGGGCCAAATGGGACTCCCCGACGACACCAGCATCAAAACAATTGGGTCGGGCGACACGTTCATCGGGCTGGACGAAAAGGATGCCCATGAACGTGCATACCCATAG
- the sap61 gene encoding DNA ligase (ATP) (COG:A; EggNog:ENOG503NU4F) yields the protein MAETSVYELARMTHEEIEQYEDALVDTLISPPYSSSQRLRVQWQLVASQLLDKIVRRYESLSEMYADHDQEREREWEKLGRQEDGDNENGPFAAFYARLQKLHDYYRRYPENAVVPQTSATPSMFATGDVLMSDLSTLEREFSGEEMGGRFLDLYIQYEMFINLKGVQRIGYLDYLARLDQTLGESVGISMSTKRTEAYSAYLSSLRHYLSSFLHKTRPLEDMDAVEIKAVEHFEHDWERGRVPGWERREENLYGATSAASAAEGIWCDVCQRSYAKQTVYDAHLQSARHRKLKDAVERGERVAAREQGQPHASPFEQAKRIARAKAMARDEVLVQALATVLAPVRDDTCANVERKAALTDRERQEEADAIEAENEEALATGGMGYEQVIEREMREPSQRTYNPLKLPLGWDGKPIPFWMYKLHGLSVEFKCEICSDHVYRGRKIFEKHFQEARHSFGMRALGIPNLPQFRDVTRIQDAYALWDKINKLEKKGTIDDGDTEEIEDEHGNAYTRKTYELLKRQGLL from the exons ATGGCGGAGACGTCGGTGTatgagctcgcgcgcatgaCGCATGAAGAGATCGAGCAGTACGAGGATGCTTTGGTAGATACACTCATTAGCCCGCCGTACTCTTCCTCGCAGCGCCTCCGTGTGCAATGGCAGCTGGTCGCatcgcagctgctggacaaAATTGTGCGTCGGTATGAGTCGCTGAGCGAGATGTACGCAGACCACGACCAGGAGCGCGAGAGAGAGTGGGAGAAACTGGGGCGCCAGGAGGATGGCGATAATGAGAACGGTCCGTTCGCTGCATTCTACGCGCGGCTCCAGAAGCTGCATGATTACTACCGGCGGTACCCCGAGAATGCTGTCGTGCCGCAAACATCGGCGACGCCGTCGATGTTTGCGACGGGCGACGTGCTCATGTCGGATTTAAGTacgctggagcgcgagtTCAGCGGCGAGGAAATGGGCGGCCGGTTCCTGGACCTGTACATCCAGTACGAAATGTTTATCAACCTCAAGGGTGTCCAGCGTATTGGCTACCTGGACTatctcgcgcgcctcgaccAGACGCTTGGCGAAAGTGTGGGGATAAGTATGTCGACGAAGCGTACAGAGGCGTACAGTGCATACCTCAGCAGCCTGCGGCACTATCTCTCCAGTTTCCtgcacaagacgcgccCACTGGAGGATATGGATGCTGTTGAGATCAAAGCCGTCGAGCATTTCGAGCATGACTGGGAGCGTGGCCGTGTGCCTGGCTgggagcgccgcgaagagAATCTGTACGGCGCTAcctcggcggcgagcgctgcagaaggCATTTGGTGCGACGTGTGCCAGCGCAGCTATGCGAAGCAGACCGTGTATGACGCACACTTGCAATCCGCACGGCACCGAAAACTTAAGGATGcagtcgagcgcggcgagcgagtGGCGGCGCGGGAGCAGGGCCAGCCCCACGCAAGCCCGTTTGAGCAGGCGaagcgcattgcgcgcgcaaaagccatggcgcgcgatgaGGTGCTTGTCCAGGCACTTGCCACGGTGCTTGCACCAGTGCGCGATGATACATGCGCCAATGTAGAGCGCAAAGCCGCGCTGACGGACCGTGAGCGCCAGGAAGAAGCGGACGCGATCGAGGCGGAGAATGAggaggcgcttgcgacgGGCGGTATGGGCTACGAACAGGTGATTGAACGGGAGATGCGCGAGCCGAGCCAGCGCACGTACAACCCCCTAAAGCTGCCCCTGGGATGGGATGGCAAGCCGATTCCTTTTTGGATGTACAAGCTGCACGGCCTCTCGGTGGAGTTCAAGTGCGAGATCTGCTCGGACCACGTATACCGTGGCCGCAAGATCTTTGAGAAGCATTTCCAGGAAGCACGGCATTCGTTTGGCATGCGCGCCCTCGGCATCCCCAACCTGCCGCAATTCCGCGACGTGACCAGAATCCAGGATGCGTACGCATTGTGGGACAAAATCAATAAGCTGGAAAAGAAAGGGACGATCGACGATGGTGATACAGAGGAAATTGAGGATGAGCATGGCAAT GCATATACCCGGAAGACGTACGAGCTTCTCAAGCGGCAGGGCCTGCTTTAG